One Coffea arabica cultivar ET-39 chromosome 5c, Coffea Arabica ET-39 HiFi, whole genome shotgun sequence DNA window includes the following coding sequences:
- the LOC113687807 gene encoding NADH kinase isoform X3, with amino-acid sequence MCTLLTNQTSSLALPAPKSNLSQPIRDVDLVVTIGGDGTLLQASHFMDNSIPILGINSDPTKAEEVEEHSEDFDATRSTGHLCAATIKNFEQMLDDILENRAVPSEVARMSINVNSKQLSIFPLNDVLIAHPCPATVSRFSFRIWREGDQCSPLLNSRSSGLRVSTAAGSTAAMLSAGGFPMPILSRDLQYLVREPISPGANSSVHGVVKSNESMEIKWFSEEGLIYIDGSHVVFSIQFGDMIELSPKAPSLNVFLPSHFLS; translated from the exons ATGTGTACCCTTCTCACCAATCAGACAAGCTCTCTCGCTTTACCAGCCCCAAA GAGCAATCTATCTCAGCCAATCCGTGATGTAGATCTGGTTGTCACTATAGGAGGTGATGGTACATTGTTGCAGGCAAGCCATTTCATGGATAATTCAATCCCAATTCTTGGCATAAATTCCGACCCCACTAAAGCTGAAGAG GTGGAAGAACACAGTGAAGACTTTGATGCTACGAGGAGCACGGGCCATCTATGTGCAGCaaccattaaaaattttgaacag ATGTTGGATGACATCCTTGAGAATCGGGCTGTACCTTCTGAAGTTGCAAGGATGTCCATAAATGTCAACTCTAAACAGCTTTCAATTTTTCCTCTTAATGACGTTTTAATTGCACATCCATGTCCTGCAACAGTCTCAAGATTCTCATTCAG AATCTGGAGAGAAGGGGATCAATGTTCTCCATTGCTGAACAGCCGATCAAGTGGTCTGAGAGTATCAACAGCTGCTGGATCAACAGCTGCAATGCTTTCTGCTGGTGGATTTCCAATGCCCATTTTGTCTAGGGATCTCCAATACTTGGTGAGAGAGCCAATATCTCCTGGAGCCAACTCCAGTGTGCATGGAGTTGTAAAGTCCAATGAATCTATGGAAATCAAATGGTTTTCTGAAGAAGGGCTAATCTACATCGATGGTTCCCACGTTGTGTTTTCTATTCAATTTGGGGACATGATTGAACTATCTCCCAAGGCTCCATCACTAAATGTCTTTTTGCCTTCGCACTTCCTATCATAA
- the LOC113743772 gene encoding E3 ubiquitin-protein ligase CCNB1IP1 homolog isoform X3, producing the protein MRCNACWRELEGQAVSTTCGHLLCPEDASKILSNDAACPICDQVLSKSLMKSVDINPSDEWTNMVMAGISPQILMKSAYRSVMFYIGQKELEMQFKMNRIVAQCRQKCEVMQEKFTEKLEQVHTAYQKMAKRCQMMEQEIESLSKDKQELQEKFAEKSRQKRKLDEMYDQLRSEYESTKRSAIQPAPNFYPRAEHDLFSNPANVMDNRDPIRKGPREDIWPPARQNSSNSGPFDISSGSPARQSGIPVDAGNKRAGVRPVFGAGGGAGASNPSMTLRNLILSPIKRPQLSRNRPQLFTL; encoded by the exons atgagatgcaatGCATGCTGGCGAGAATTGGAAGGACAGGCAGTTTCCACCACTTGTGGCCACCTTCTTT GTCCCGAGGATGCCAGTAAGATTCTCAGCAACGATGCTGCTTGCCCTATCTGTGATCAGGTGCTCTCTAAAAG CCTCATGAAATCGGTGGATATCAATCCAAGTGATGAATGGACAAAT ATGGTCATGGCTGGGATATCACCACAAATAT TGATGAAGAGTGCATACAGAAGTGTGATGTTCTACATCGGGCAAAAGGAGTTGGAGATGCAATTTAAAATGAATAGAATAGTAGCTCAGTGCCGGCAGAAATGTGAGGTGATGCAAGAAAAGTTCACTGAAAAACTGGAGCAAGTACATACAGCATACCAGAAAATGGCTAAGAGGTGCCAGATGATGGAGCAAGAGATTGAGAGCTTATCTAAGGATAAGCAAGAGCTCCAGGAAAAATTTGCAGAAAAGTCTAG ACAGAAAAGAAAGCTGGATGAGATGTATGACCAATTGAGAAGTGAGTATGAGTCAACGAAACGATCCGCTATTCAACCTGCACCCAACTTCTATCCAAGGGCAGAGCATGATTTGTTCTCAAATCCTGCCAATGTGATGGATAACAGAGACCCTATCAGAAAAG GACCAAGAGAGGATATATGGCCACCTGCAAGGCAGAACAGTTCAAACTCTGGCCCCTTTGACATCTCAAGTGGTTCACCTGCGCGACAATCTGGAATCCCTGTTGATGCTGGTAACAAAAGGGCTGGTGTTCGTCCTGTTTTTGGTGCTGGTGGAGGAGCTGGTGCTAGCAACCCGTCAATGACTTTGAGGAATCTCATCCTTTCACCAATAAAGAGGCCTCAGCTCTCTCGAAACCGCCCTCAATTGTTCAC gTTGTAG
- the LOC113743772 gene encoding E3 ubiquitin-protein ligase CCNB1IP1 homolog isoform X4, with protein sequence MRCNACWRELEGQAVSTTCGHLLCPEDASKILSNDAACPICDQVLSKSLMKSVDINPSDEWTNMVMAGISPQILMKSAYRSVMFYIGQKELEMQFKMNRIVAQCRQKCEVMQEKFTEKLEQVHTAYQKMAKRCQMMEQEIESLSKDKQELQEKFAEKSRQKRKLDEMYDQLRSEYESTKRSAIQPAPNFYPRAEHDLFSNPANVMDNRDPIRKGPREDIWPPARQNSSNSGPFDISSGSPARQSGIPVDAGNKRAGVRPVFGAGGGAGASNPSMTLRNLILSPIKRPQLSRNRPQLFT encoded by the exons atgagatgcaatGCATGCTGGCGAGAATTGGAAGGACAGGCAGTTTCCACCACTTGTGGCCACCTTCTTT GTCCCGAGGATGCCAGTAAGATTCTCAGCAACGATGCTGCTTGCCCTATCTGTGATCAGGTGCTCTCTAAAAG CCTCATGAAATCGGTGGATATCAATCCAAGTGATGAATGGACAAAT ATGGTCATGGCTGGGATATCACCACAAATAT TGATGAAGAGTGCATACAGAAGTGTGATGTTCTACATCGGGCAAAAGGAGTTGGAGATGCAATTTAAAATGAATAGAATAGTAGCTCAGTGCCGGCAGAAATGTGAGGTGATGCAAGAAAAGTTCACTGAAAAACTGGAGCAAGTACATACAGCATACCAGAAAATGGCTAAGAGGTGCCAGATGATGGAGCAAGAGATTGAGAGCTTATCTAAGGATAAGCAAGAGCTCCAGGAAAAATTTGCAGAAAAGTCTAG ACAGAAAAGAAAGCTGGATGAGATGTATGACCAATTGAGAAGTGAGTATGAGTCAACGAAACGATCCGCTATTCAACCTGCACCCAACTTCTATCCAAGGGCAGAGCATGATTTGTTCTCAAATCCTGCCAATGTGATGGATAACAGAGACCCTATCAGAAAAG GACCAAGAGAGGATATATGGCCACCTGCAAGGCAGAACAGTTCAAACTCTGGCCCCTTTGACATCTCAAGTGGTTCACCTGCGCGACAATCTGGAATCCCTGTTGATGCTGGTAACAAAAGGGCTGGTGTTCGTCCTGTTTTTGGTGCTGGTGGAGGAGCTGGTGCTAGCAACCCGTCAATGACTTTGAGGAATCTCATCCTTTCACCAATAAAGAGGCCTCAGCTCTCTCGAAACCGCCCTCAATTGTTCACGTAA
- the LOC113688034 gene encoding zinc finger BED domain-containing protein RICESLEEPER 1, whose protein sequence is MEIPVETPAKKTKRLTSVVWNHFERVRKGEICYAVCVHCKKKLSGSSNSGTTHLRNHLLRCLKRSNYDVSQILAAKRKRKDTAVSLTNFTYDEVPRKDEIITPIAYRIDPEPRKEEPSQAVSLASAKFDQERSRLDLARMIMLHGYPLAMVEHVGFKIFAKNLQPLFDVASNSATELDCMTIYGKEKQKVYELVHNLHSRISLAIDMWFSSENARYMSLTAYYVDGDWKLQKKILNFITLDPSHTDDILSEVVIKCLTEWAVERKLFSMTFDDCFAYDDMVFRIKDWLSQNKPLLKNGELFDVRCAAQVLKSIVQDVMEALRDVTDKIRESIRHVRSSQTTLGKFNEFSQQIGISTDRHLVVDCPMQWNSTYLMLEAAVEYKGAFSLLQENDPSYMTALSETEWEWASAVTGYMKLFLEVTNVFVGCKYPTANMYFPELCDIHIQLIEWCKSPDDFLSSIAVKMKSKFDKYWKKCSLAVAIAAILDPRFKMKLVEYYYPQIYGSDAVGHIKEVSNGIRGLFSEYAVSSSSVDQDSALPDGSLPSTINGTRDRLRGFDKFLHETSISQSMISDLDKYLEEPVFPRNNDFNILNWWKVHTPRYPILSMMARDVLGLPVATLGRDLVFSNRGRVLDHHRSSLNPDTREALVCGQDWLRVESEENQVSLSHPAVSLFIEAK, encoded by the exons ATGGAAATTCCTGTTGAGACTCCTGCTAAGAAGACGAAGAGGTTGACGTCTGTAGTGTGGAATCATTTTGAAAGAGTTAGGAAGGGAGAAATATGTTATGCTGTTTGTGTACATTGTAAGAAGAAGCTTAGTGGATCGAGTAACAGCGGAACAACTCATTTGCGGAATCATTTGCTAAGGTGTTTGAAGAGATCCAACTATGATGTTTCTCAGATTCTAGCTGctaagagaaagagaaaggatACTGCTGTTAGCCTTACAAATTTCACATATGATGAAGTGCCAAGAAAAGATGAAATTATCACCCCCATTGCTTACAGAATTGATCCAGAACCGCGAAAAGAAGAACCTAGTCAGGCTGTCAGCCTGGCAAGTGCTAAATTTGATCAAGAGCGTAGTAGACTGGATCTTGCCCGTATGATAATGTTACATGGTTACCCACTAGCTATGGTGGAGCATGTTGGATTTAAAATATTTGCGAAGAATTTGCAACCCCTGTTTGATGTTGCGAGTAATAGTGCCACTGAACTTGATTGTATGACAATATACGGGAAGGAGAAACAGAAGGTTTATGAACTGGTACATAATCTGCATTCCAGGATCAGTCTTGCCATTGATATGTGGTTTTCATCAGAAAATGCAAGATATATGTCTTTGACAGCTTACTATGTTGATGGGGACTGGAAGCTACAGAAGAAGATACTGAACTTCATTACTTTGGATCCTTCTCATACAGATGACATCCTTTCTGAAGTTGTTATCAAATGTCTGACAGAATGGGCTGTTGAAAGGAAATTATTTTCCATGACATTTGATGATTGTTTTGCGTATGATGATATGGTCTTCAGGATTAAGGATTGGCTGTCTCAAAACAAACCTCTtctgaaaaatggtgaattgtTTGATGTACGCTGTGCAGCACAGGTTCTGAAATCTATCGTTCAAGATGTCATGGAAGCACTTCGAGATGTGACGGATAAAATCCGAGAAAGCATTAGGCATGTTAGAAGTTCACAAACAACACTAGGAAAATTCAATGAGTTCTCTCAGCAGATTGGGATTAGCACAGACAGGCATCTAGTTGTTGATTGCCCAATGCAGTGGAACTCAACTTATTTGATGCTTGAAGCAGCAGTAGAATACAAGGGAGCATTCTCTCTCCTACAAGAGAACGACCCTTCCTATATGACAGCTCTATCTGAAACAGAGTGGGAGTGGGCAAGTGCTGTTACTGGTTATATGAAACTTTTCCTTGAAGTTACCAATGTTTTTGTTGGGTGCAAATATCCTACTGCAAACATGTACTTTCCAGAGCTATGTGATATTCACATTCAATTGATAGAATGGTGCAAGAGTCCTGATGATTTTCTAAGTTCTATTGCAGTGAAGATGAAATCCAAGTTTGACAAGTACTGGAAGAAGTGCAGTTTGGCGGTGGCAATAGCTGCAATCCTAGATCCCAGATTCAAGATGAAGTTGGTGGAGTACTATTATCCTCAGATTTATGGTAGTGATGCTGTGGGTCACATCAAggaggtttccaatggtatccGGGGACTTTTCAGTGAGTATGCCGTAAGCTCGTCTTCGGTGGATCAAGATTCTGCTCTGCCTGATGGTAGCTTGCCTAGTACTATTAATGGAACTAGAGATCGACTGAGAGGATTTGACAAGTTCCTTCATGAAACTTCAATAAGTCAGAGCATGATATCCGACCTTGACAAGTATTTAGAGGAACCAGTCTTTCCACGTAACAATGATTTCAACATATTGAATTGGTGGAAGGTTCACACCCCAAGGTATCCCATCTTGTCCATGATGGCTCGTGATGTTCTGGGGCTACCTGTTGCCACGCTTGGACGAGATCTGGTATTTAGCAACAGAGGTAGAGTGCTTGATCATCATCGTAGTTCGCTCAATCCAGACACTCGAGAAGCTTTAGTATGTGGCCAAGATTGGTTGCGCGTGGAATCAGAAG AAAACCAAGTTTCCTTGAGCCATCCTGCTGTATCACTTTTCATTGAAGCAAAgtaa
- the LOC113743772 gene encoding E3 ubiquitin-protein ligase CCNB1IP1 homolog isoform X2, translated as MRCNACWRELEGQAVSTTCGHLLCPEDASKILSNDAACPICDQVLSKSLMKSVDINPSDEWTNMVMAGISPQILMKSAYRSVMFYIGQKELEMQFKMNRIVAQCRQKCEVMQEKFTEKLEQVHTAYQKMAKRCQMMEQEIESLSKDKQELQEKFAEKSRQKRKLDEMYDQLRSEYESTKRSAIQPAPNFYPRAEHDLFSNPANVMDNRDPIRKDWSVLTPETPGPREDIWPPARQNSSNSGPFDISSGSPARQSGIPVDAGNKRAGVRPVFGAGGGAGASNPSMTLRNLILSPIKRPQLSRNRPQLFT; from the exons atgagatgcaatGCATGCTGGCGAGAATTGGAAGGACAGGCAGTTTCCACCACTTGTGGCCACCTTCTTT GTCCCGAGGATGCCAGTAAGATTCTCAGCAACGATGCTGCTTGCCCTATCTGTGATCAGGTGCTCTCTAAAAG CCTCATGAAATCGGTGGATATCAATCCAAGTGATGAATGGACAAAT ATGGTCATGGCTGGGATATCACCACAAATAT TGATGAAGAGTGCATACAGAAGTGTGATGTTCTACATCGGGCAAAAGGAGTTGGAGATGCAATTTAAAATGAATAGAATAGTAGCTCAGTGCCGGCAGAAATGTGAGGTGATGCAAGAAAAGTTCACTGAAAAACTGGAGCAAGTACATACAGCATACCAGAAAATGGCTAAGAGGTGCCAGATGATGGAGCAAGAGATTGAGAGCTTATCTAAGGATAAGCAAGAGCTCCAGGAAAAATTTGCAGAAAAGTCTAG ACAGAAAAGAAAGCTGGATGAGATGTATGACCAATTGAGAAGTGAGTATGAGTCAACGAAACGATCCGCTATTCAACCTGCACCCAACTTCTATCCAAGGGCAGAGCATGATTTGTTCTCAAATCCTGCCAATGTGATGGATAACAGAGACCCTATCAGAAAAG ATTGGTCGGTTCTCACTCCTGAAACTCCAGGACCAAGAGAGGATATATGGCCACCTGCAAGGCAGAACAGTTCAAACTCTGGCCCCTTTGACATCTCAAGTGGTTCACCTGCGCGACAATCTGGAATCCCTGTTGATGCTGGTAACAAAAGGGCTGGTGTTCGTCCTGTTTTTGGTGCTGGTGGAGGAGCTGGTGCTAGCAACCCGTCAATGACTTTGAGGAATCTCATCCTTTCACCAATAAAGAGGCCTCAGCTCTCTCGAAACCGCCCTCAATTGTTCACGTAA
- the LOC113687807 gene encoding NADH kinase isoform X1 yields MARRRLLLLLKPLDVYPSHQSDKLSRFTSPKMTQVINYLDNRRTVHSNAINFCQNILKKKFVDWDTVYRSNLSQPIRDVDLVVTIGGDGTLLQASHFMDNSIPILGINSDPTKAEEVEEHSEDFDATRSTGHLCAATIKNFEQMLDDILENRAVPSEVARMSINVNSKQLSIFPLNDVLIAHPCPATVSRFSFRIWREGDQCSPLLNSRSSGLRVSTAAGSTAAMLSAGGFPMPILSRDLQYLVREPISPGANSSVHGVVKSNESMEIKWFSEEGLIYIDGSHVVFSIQFGDMIELSPKAPSLNVFLPSHFLS; encoded by the exons ATGGCGAGAAGGCGGTTATTGCTGCTTTTGAAGCCGTTAGATGTGTACCCTTCTCACCAATCAGACAAGCTCTCTCGCTTTACCAGCCCCAAA ATGACACAGGTCATAAATTATCTAGACAATAGGCGCACAGTTCACAGTAATGCGATAAACTTCTGTCAgaatattttgaagaaaaagttTGTTGATTGGGACACTGTTTATAGGAGCAATCTATCTCAGCCAATCCGTGATGTAGATCTGGTTGTCACTATAGGAGGTGATGGTACATTGTTGCAGGCAAGCCATTTCATGGATAATTCAATCCCAATTCTTGGCATAAATTCCGACCCCACTAAAGCTGAAGAG GTGGAAGAACACAGTGAAGACTTTGATGCTACGAGGAGCACGGGCCATCTATGTGCAGCaaccattaaaaattttgaacag ATGTTGGATGACATCCTTGAGAATCGGGCTGTACCTTCTGAAGTTGCAAGGATGTCCATAAATGTCAACTCTAAACAGCTTTCAATTTTTCCTCTTAATGACGTTTTAATTGCACATCCATGTCCTGCAACAGTCTCAAGATTCTCATTCAG AATCTGGAGAGAAGGGGATCAATGTTCTCCATTGCTGAACAGCCGATCAAGTGGTCTGAGAGTATCAACAGCTGCTGGATCAACAGCTGCAATGCTTTCTGCTGGTGGATTTCCAATGCCCATTTTGTCTAGGGATCTCCAATACTTGGTGAGAGAGCCAATATCTCCTGGAGCCAACTCCAGTGTGCATGGAGTTGTAAAGTCCAATGAATCTATGGAAATCAAATGGTTTTCTGAAGAAGGGCTAATCTACATCGATGGTTCCCACGTTGTGTTTTCTATTCAATTTGGGGACATGATTGAACTATCTCCCAAGGCTCCATCACTAAATGTCTTTTTGCCTTCGCACTTCCTATCATAA
- the LOC113743772 gene encoding E3 ubiquitin-protein ligase CCNB1IP1 homolog isoform X5, with protein MKSVDINPSDEWTNMVMAGISPQILMKSAYRSVMFYIGQKELEMQFKMNRIVAQCRQKCEVMQEKFTEKLEQVHTAYQKMAKRCQMMEQEIESLSKDKQELQEKFAEKSRQKRKLDEMYDQLRSEYESTKRSAIQPAPNFYPRAEHDLFSNPANVMDNRDPIRKDWSVLTPETPGPREDIWPPARQNSSNSGPFDISSGSPARQSGIPVDAGNKRAGVRPVFGAGGGAGASNPSMTLRNLILSPIKRPQLSRNRPQLFTL; from the exons ATGAAATCGGTGGATATCAATCCAAGTGATGAATGGACAAAT ATGGTCATGGCTGGGATATCACCACAAATAT TGATGAAGAGTGCATACAGAAGTGTGATGTTCTACATCGGGCAAAAGGAGTTGGAGATGCAATTTAAAATGAATAGAATAGTAGCTCAGTGCCGGCAGAAATGTGAGGTGATGCAAGAAAAGTTCACTGAAAAACTGGAGCAAGTACATACAGCATACCAGAAAATGGCTAAGAGGTGCCAGATGATGGAGCAAGAGATTGAGAGCTTATCTAAGGATAAGCAAGAGCTCCAGGAAAAATTTGCAGAAAAGTCTAG ACAGAAAAGAAAGCTGGATGAGATGTATGACCAATTGAGAAGTGAGTATGAGTCAACGAAACGATCCGCTATTCAACCTGCACCCAACTTCTATCCAAGGGCAGAGCATGATTTGTTCTCAAATCCTGCCAATGTGATGGATAACAGAGACCCTATCAGAAAAG ATTGGTCGGTTCTCACTCCTGAAACTCCAGGACCAAGAGAGGATATATGGCCACCTGCAAGGCAGAACAGTTCAAACTCTGGCCCCTTTGACATCTCAAGTGGTTCACCTGCGCGACAATCTGGAATCCCTGTTGATGCTGGTAACAAAAGGGCTGGTGTTCGTCCTGTTTTTGGTGCTGGTGGAGGAGCTGGTGCTAGCAACCCGTCAATGACTTTGAGGAATCTCATCCTTTCACCAATAAAGAGGCCTCAGCTCTCTCGAAACCGCCCTCAATTGTTCAC gTTGTAG
- the LOC113687807 gene encoding NADH kinase isoform X2: MARRRLLLLLKPLDVYPSHQSDKLSRFTSPKVINYLDNRRTVHSNAINFCQNILKKKFVDWDTVYRSNLSQPIRDVDLVVTIGGDGTLLQASHFMDNSIPILGINSDPTKAEEVEEHSEDFDATRSTGHLCAATIKNFEQMLDDILENRAVPSEVARMSINVNSKQLSIFPLNDVLIAHPCPATVSRFSFRIWREGDQCSPLLNSRSSGLRVSTAAGSTAAMLSAGGFPMPILSRDLQYLVREPISPGANSSVHGVVKSNESMEIKWFSEEGLIYIDGSHVVFSIQFGDMIELSPKAPSLNVFLPSHFLS; the protein is encoded by the exons ATGGCGAGAAGGCGGTTATTGCTGCTTTTGAAGCCGTTAGATGTGTACCCTTCTCACCAATCAGACAAGCTCTCTCGCTTTACCAGCCCCAAA GTCATAAATTATCTAGACAATAGGCGCACAGTTCACAGTAATGCGATAAACTTCTGTCAgaatattttgaagaaaaagttTGTTGATTGGGACACTGTTTATAGGAGCAATCTATCTCAGCCAATCCGTGATGTAGATCTGGTTGTCACTATAGGAGGTGATGGTACATTGTTGCAGGCAAGCCATTTCATGGATAATTCAATCCCAATTCTTGGCATAAATTCCGACCCCACTAAAGCTGAAGAG GTGGAAGAACACAGTGAAGACTTTGATGCTACGAGGAGCACGGGCCATCTATGTGCAGCaaccattaaaaattttgaacag ATGTTGGATGACATCCTTGAGAATCGGGCTGTACCTTCTGAAGTTGCAAGGATGTCCATAAATGTCAACTCTAAACAGCTTTCAATTTTTCCTCTTAATGACGTTTTAATTGCACATCCATGTCCTGCAACAGTCTCAAGATTCTCATTCAG AATCTGGAGAGAAGGGGATCAATGTTCTCCATTGCTGAACAGCCGATCAAGTGGTCTGAGAGTATCAACAGCTGCTGGATCAACAGCTGCAATGCTTTCTGCTGGTGGATTTCCAATGCCCATTTTGTCTAGGGATCTCCAATACTTGGTGAGAGAGCCAATATCTCCTGGAGCCAACTCCAGTGTGCATGGAGTTGTAAAGTCCAATGAATCTATGGAAATCAAATGGTTTTCTGAAGAAGGGCTAATCTACATCGATGGTTCCCACGTTGTGTTTTCTATTCAATTTGGGGACATGATTGAACTATCTCCCAAGGCTCCATCACTAAATGTCTTTTTGCCTTCGCACTTCCTATCATAA
- the LOC113743772 gene encoding E3 ubiquitin-protein ligase CCNB1IP1 homolog isoform X1 — translation MRCNACWRELEGQAVSTTCGHLLCPEDASKILSNDAACPICDQVLSKSLMKSVDINPSDEWTNMVMAGISPQILMKSAYRSVMFYIGQKELEMQFKMNRIVAQCRQKCEVMQEKFTEKLEQVHTAYQKMAKRCQMMEQEIESLSKDKQELQEKFAEKSRQKRKLDEMYDQLRSEYESTKRSAIQPAPNFYPRAEHDLFSNPANVMDNRDPIRKDWSVLTPETPGPREDIWPPARQNSSNSGPFDISSGSPARQSGIPVDAGNKRAGVRPVFGAGGGAGASNPSMTLRNLILSPIKRPQLSRNRPQLFTL, via the exons atgagatgcaatGCATGCTGGCGAGAATTGGAAGGACAGGCAGTTTCCACCACTTGTGGCCACCTTCTTT GTCCCGAGGATGCCAGTAAGATTCTCAGCAACGATGCTGCTTGCCCTATCTGTGATCAGGTGCTCTCTAAAAG CCTCATGAAATCGGTGGATATCAATCCAAGTGATGAATGGACAAAT ATGGTCATGGCTGGGATATCACCACAAATAT TGATGAAGAGTGCATACAGAAGTGTGATGTTCTACATCGGGCAAAAGGAGTTGGAGATGCAATTTAAAATGAATAGAATAGTAGCTCAGTGCCGGCAGAAATGTGAGGTGATGCAAGAAAAGTTCACTGAAAAACTGGAGCAAGTACATACAGCATACCAGAAAATGGCTAAGAGGTGCCAGATGATGGAGCAAGAGATTGAGAGCTTATCTAAGGATAAGCAAGAGCTCCAGGAAAAATTTGCAGAAAAGTCTAG ACAGAAAAGAAAGCTGGATGAGATGTATGACCAATTGAGAAGTGAGTATGAGTCAACGAAACGATCCGCTATTCAACCTGCACCCAACTTCTATCCAAGGGCAGAGCATGATTTGTTCTCAAATCCTGCCAATGTGATGGATAACAGAGACCCTATCAGAAAAG ATTGGTCGGTTCTCACTCCTGAAACTCCAGGACCAAGAGAGGATATATGGCCACCTGCAAGGCAGAACAGTTCAAACTCTGGCCCCTTTGACATCTCAAGTGGTTCACCTGCGCGACAATCTGGAATCCCTGTTGATGCTGGTAACAAAAGGGCTGGTGTTCGTCCTGTTTTTGGTGCTGGTGGAGGAGCTGGTGCTAGCAACCCGTCAATGACTTTGAGGAATCTCATCCTTTCACCAATAAAGAGGCCTCAGCTCTCTCGAAACCGCCCTCAATTGTTCAC gTTGTAG